TTGTTTGAGGGATATATATTGGTCTGTTATCAGGGTGAACTCCTCCACTTTTCATCAAAATAGTGTTCTGGGATCTTTTAGAACCACCCAAGCTTCATATTGGATTCCagtaagaagcttgacaccatccaagacaaagcagcctgcttgattgactCTCCATCCACCACCCAAAATGCTCATTCTGTCCGCTGCTTGCAGATCATGGCTGCAAGgtgtagcatctacaaaatgcactgcagctactcaGCTAGGTTGCTCTGCTAGGTTGTTCTAACGACTTCTTAAACTTGGGAACTCTACTGTCAACTACAAAGGCAGCAAACACCTGGGAACACCATGATCTGCTGATTTCTCTTCCGGTCAtgcactgtcctgacttggaaatatagtaCCATTTCTTCcttgttgttgggtctaaatcctgcattTCTAACACCTCAGAGCACTGTGAGATTATCATTACCTGAAGGACTGTGGTGGGTGAAGAAGATAGCTCACCACCacgttctcaagggcaattagggatggacagtaaatactAACCTTATCAACCACACCACATccaataaaataaatcaaatatcTGGAGTGAGCCTTGAACCTGAGCCCCAGCTGACTCAATGATCCTTACTTTTCCTCTTCTTCCTGATTGCCTTCCCCATCTGTTTTTTCCTTCCTCCTCTGTTTTCTGATCTTCCGATTGATtatcctgtttctttttccttctcacGCACTTCACAATAACTAAAATTAGAATGACGACGGCGAGGAATCCACCCACGGAGGCGCCGATGATTACGGCGACGGTGGAGTCGCGCTCAGGAGCCACTGAAAGAGAGAGCACGGGTTAGGAACAGTCTACCTCTTTAGGCAGTCGGCATGAATATGGTAGCATTAGTGGACCTTTTCCCTATAGATAGAAGGCTGCGGAGGATATAAATATTTAAGGAGGGAgtagatattttttttaaagttcatggAATTGAGAGCTGTGGGGAAATGGTTctaaaaaggagttgaggcctggggcagaccagccatgatcttattgaatggtgggacaggttgaAGGGGCCAagtgacttactcctgctcctatttactcgtgccttttttttaaaggaagaagCTGCCTTGGAGTTCCTAAAtatccactcccacccccacaggCACACGTGTTGGTTTCCCTCTCTCTGTGGaagggataaaatgggattagcatggataagTGTTAGATGGTTGAtgtagattcagtgggccaaagagcctgtttccatgctgtgtgactctgtgacaatggcaaatggtggaaatgtggagagagattGGCTCTGAAGGgtgagagtttggagatgaagtgacgaagacaactttttttttgacaatACCTTCCGTGACCACACTCAGATGGATGGTTCCCAATCCTTTGTGCCGGTCAGGAGGGTTCAAGACGTAACACCTGTAAACGCCCTCGTCACTGGTCTGGATGTCATGAATAGTGACAGAGACGTCATTCTTTTCAAGGTTCCCTGACCACTCCACCCGACCCCAGAAGCGGTCTGTCTTGGAGATGATGACTCGCCGACGGAACTGGACAAACTACAGAAGAAAAGAGAAGAAGGTCGGTGTTTGTGCCTGGAAacaagatgctgggatctggagtaaaaaaaaacaatctgctgaactaactcaatgggtcaagcagcatctgtggaggcaaagggatggccaacgttttgggtcagaaccctgcatcaggactgagatgtagagggaagatagccagtgtagcGAAGTGAGGGATGAGACAGAAGCTGGTAAATTAGCTTGTTTGTGCCTATTTGCTAAACTCATTAATTCTTCAGTAGAATTGCTCGGGGAcatccagtggatgtggtgtatttggattttcagaagcttcCAATGAGGTACCACACTGGAGACCCATCAACGAGGTTAGAGGATAAGGAGTTTGGGGTAATATACTGATATGCATGGTGAATTGATTattggacagaaaacaaaaagtGAGGGAATAAATGGATCGTTGTCATGGTGCCCGGttctgactagtggtgtactgcagggattgatgcttAGACCCCAGCTATTCACCATGTATATagttccaagtttgctgatgacagtaaaCTGGTTGGGAttgtgaggagggaggaggttgcAAAGTGTgttcaacaggatatagacaagctgagtgagtaaTCAATAACATAACAGATGCAATAAATATGGGGAAACATGAAAACATCTGCTTTGGTGCGCAAAACAGAGACACAGGTGAAAGATTAGGTGtcgttgatattcaaagggac
Above is a genomic segment from Pristis pectinata isolate sPriPec2 chromosome 27, sPriPec2.1.pri, whole genome shotgun sequence containing:
- the scn2b gene encoding LOW QUALITY PROTEIN: sodium channel subunit beta-2 (The sequence of the model RefSeq protein was modified relative to this genomic sequence to represent the inferred CDS: deleted 1 base in 1 codon): MKVKTRPVLPLLHFGLVGLMLLSNDWVRLGSGMEVMVTPNVVKLNGTSAKLTCTFNSCYDVNDKHFTLNWTYQECENCTEDLFVQFRRRVIISKTDRFWGRVEWSGNLEKNDVSVTIHDIQTSDEGVYRCYVLNPPDRHKGLGTIHLSVVTEVAPERDSTVAVIIGASVGGFLAVVILILVIVKCVRRKKKQDNQSEDQKTEEEGKTDGEGNQEEEEK